A window of the Acanthochromis polyacanthus isolate Apoly-LR-REF ecotype Palm Island chromosome 10, KAUST_Apoly_ChrSc, whole genome shotgun sequence genome harbors these coding sequences:
- the LOC110948106 gene encoding SLC35A4 upstream open reading frame protein produces MADDKDPLKQLKDLSQLRNQLEEIQRRVENEVSAGIPQGSSVLGSPFLKGFLAGYVVAKLRSSAILGVLLGTFTGIYAAQNYAVPNIERTVKEYMNSLKKGPK; encoded by the exons ATGGCGGATGACAAG GATCCCCTGAAACAACTGAAAGATCTATCGCAGCTCAGAAATCAGTTGGAGGAGATCCAGAGGCGAGTAGAGAACGAAGTGTCCGCAGGAATCCCTCAG GGAAGCTCTGTGCTGGGATCTCCGTTTCTGAAGGGCTTTTTGGCTGGCTATGTGGTGGCCAAGCTTCGCTCTTCTGCCATCCTGGGAGTTCTGCTGGGAACATTCACTGGCATTTACGCAGCTCAGAACTATGCAGTGCCCAACATTGAAAGGACTGTAAAAGAGTACATGAACAGCTTGAAAAAAGGACCAAAGTAA
- the si:dkey-201i24.3 gene encoding kinesin-like protein KIF17 encodes MITEYSSLNLRQSLISLFHQICEEAVKVGIVLTTIPEGKDCVVDAEDGRGVDYKSAKDEEKKSFSFDGVVTADSIEHFHTELLQPLTESISSGYNGAVLICGASTETIQALTDHSIIKQVLANLFSCITSQVKEEFFISVSCLQFYPDGSAVDLLSLNKQTLQLVTHPDLGSLVGGLCEMCVCSVEEAFSLYETCRETLKTNAGSIFSRCSSLFSVNVEQKLHPEERESDVCRSRLQLFSLAGGASRTDLRGVNPLVKVLDQIPNSSPTIEANLLPSLLNDALTGNSRTVLIYCINPEGLIDDETPSALDLAQRVRSLVTKATVGCWSPKVTEQKIRDSIVNLRSVIMSQGESELHDIYRLAELTQNLQVVKNQSWDKRREESEKIKAKTKRCKSSNSNQQFSRDHHSDHRETTETMKYLQDQLRQEMEEHIREGKGNVEKVQERVARIQHLKEALREETLKSGAAAGKSQLCQQSQLEYNKAQEQRRQLKEDHGRLIQEEVEKMERDLAQEQLPTEGPQRELLVLTRERQVLVLQIEALRSEAQQAERDLQDQYHRHQAELHCLREESLQVFRVFRQVSEEQRKISEGRYRSVLLEAVQDAIYLSAQNQQLQADNKQLRKALGELKDTLAVRGDAMAELTSHQQ; translated from the exons ATGATAACAGAATATAGTAGTTTAAATCTGCGGCAGTCTCTGATCTCTCTGTTTCATCAGATATGTGAGGAAGCTGTAAAAGTAGGAATTGTGCTCACTACAATCCCAG aGGGTAAAGACTGTGTAGTCGATGCTGAGGATGGACGTGGCGTTGACTACAAATCGGCAAAGGATGAG GAGAAAAAGTCCTTCTCATTTGATGGAGTCGTGACTGCCGACAGCATAGAG CATTTCCACACTGAGCTCCTGCAGCCGCTAACTGAGTCCATATCCAGTGGGTATAATGGAGCAGTGCTGATATGTGGAGCCTCCACAGAAACAATTCAAGCTCTGACTGACCACAGTATCATCAAACAG GTCTTGGCAAATCTGTTTAGTTGTATAACATCACAAGTGAAAGAGGAGTTTTTCATCTCTGTGTCATGTCTTCAG ttTTATCCAGATGGCAGTGCAGTCGATCTCCTGAGCCTCAACAAACAGACTCTACAGCTTGTAACACATCCAGATCTCGGAAG CCTTGTAGGAGGTTtatgtgaaatgtgtgtgtgttctgtggaAGAAGCCTTCAGTTTGTATGAAACATGCAGAGAGACTCTGAAGACCAACGCAGGTTCTATTTTCAGCAG ATGCAGTTCCCTGTTCTCAGTGAATGTTGAGCAGAAACTCCATCCAGAGGAGAGGGAGTCAGATGTCTGCCGCAGCAGATTGCAGCTGTTCAGCCTGGCAGGAGGAGCCAGCAGGACTGACCTCAGAGG AGTCAACCCACTGGTGAAGGTTTTGGACCAAATCCCAAATTCTTCTCCCACAATCGAAGCCAACCTCCTCCCTTCACTCCTTAATGACGCCTTAACAGGAAACAGCAGGACAGTCCTCATCTACTGCATCAACCCTGAAG GTCTGATAGATGATGAAACACCTTCTGCTTTAGATTTGGCCCAGAGAGTAAGAAGCTTGGTAACTAAGGCCACTGTCGGCTGCTGGAGTCCAAAAGTGACTGAGCAAAAGATTCGAGACAGCATTGTGAACCTAAGAAGTGTGATAATGTCACAGGGTGAAAGTGAACTCCATGACATTTACAGGCTGGCTGAGCTTACTCAGAACCTGCAG GTTGTGAAAAATCAATCATGGGATAAGAGGAGGGAGGAATCAGAGAAGATAAAAGCCAAAACAAAG AGATGTAAATCATCAAACAGCAATCAGCAGTTTTCTCGAGATCATCACTCTGATCACAGAGAAACCACAGAAACTATGAAATATCTACAGGATCAGCTCAGACAAGAGATGGAAGAGCATATCAGAG AAGGTAAAGGGAATGTAGAAAAAGTCCAGGAGAGGGTTGCAAGAATCCAGCATCTGAAGGAGGCTCTCAGAGAGGAGACATTGAAGAGTGGCGCCGCTGCAGGGAAATCTCAGCTCTGTCAGCAA TCTCAGTTGGAATACAACAAAGCACAGGAGCAGAGGAGGCAACTTAAGGAGGATCATGGGAGATTAAttcaggaggaggtggagaagaTGGAGAGAGACCTGGCACAGGAACAGCTACCG ACAGAGGGTCCCCAGAGAGAGCTGCTGGTGCTGACCAGAGAGAGGCAGGTCCTGGTGCTGCAGATAGAGGCTCTACGATCTGAGGCCCAGCAGGCTGAGAGAGACCTACAGGATCAGTATCACCGACACCAAGCGGAGCTGCACTGTCTGAGGGAGGAGAGCCTGCAG GTGTTCAGAGTGTTTCGTCAGGTCAGCGAGGAGCAGAGGAAGATTTCAGAGGGCAGATACAGAAGTGTGCTGCTGGAAGCCGTGCAGGATGCCATCTACCTGTCCGCCCAGAACCAGCAGCTGCAGGCCGACAACAAACAACTCCGCAAAG CGCTGGGAGAGTTAAAGGATACTTTAGCTGTGCGAGGTGACGCCATGGCTGAGCTGACATCTCACCAACAATAA
- the slc35a4 gene encoding probable UDP-sugar transporter protein SLC35A4 — protein sequence MIVIQNVGPSSPARIKRQWVKRIKWGILLGLMVLIYGTHAPLITITKVNGQVPFNPSSCVVMIELAKLLISLATLLLTGGKSALYAPPRLALVAPYAVPAILYALNNNLVVLMQAYMDPSSYQVLSNLKIASTALLYSICLGKRLQPAQWLALGLLMFAGAFHSYSSLNLEDPVGSEAEEGPRLHITTWGLFLVLVYCCVSGLAAVYTEMVLKSQKLPLSLQNLYLYMFGVAINGLSSFSAVASDKSFLEGYSGVVWTIIAGQAANGLLMSVVLKHGSGITRLFVISCSMLVNALMSWVILGLQLTPFFPLPVTMIGLAAYLYYR from the coding sequence ATGATTGTGATTCAGAATGTGGGGCCCAGTTCCCCAGCAAGGATTAAGAGACAGTGGGTGAAAAGGATTAAGTGGGGTATCCTTTTGGGACTGATGGTCCTCATCTATGGAACTCATGCCCCTCTCATCACTATCACCAAAGTAAATGGTCAAGTCCCTTTCAACCCGTCCTCATGTGTTGTAATGATTGAGCTAGCTAAACTCCTCATCTCGCTGGCGACTCTTCTTCTAACTGGGGGTAAATCAGCCTTATATGCTCCTCCACGCCTCGCCCTTGTTGCCCCCTACGCAGTCCCTGCCATACTCTACGCCCTCAACAACAACCTGGTCGTTCTCATGCAGGCCTACATGGACCCGAGCTCATACCAAGTACTCTCTAATCTTAAAATCGCCTCCACTGCCCTGCTCTACTCCATCTGTCTGGGCAAGAGGCTCCAGCCTGCTCAGTGGTTAGCCCTGGGGCTGCTCATGTTCGCAGGGGCGTTCCACAGCTACAGCAGCCTGAATTTAGAGGACCCCGTGGGGAGCGAAGCTGAGGAAGGTCCCAGGCTTCATATCACAACTTGGGGTCTTTTCCTGGTGCTGGTTTACTGCTGCGTTTCAGGGCTGGCGGCAGTTTACACCGAGATGGTGCTGAAGAGCCAGAAGCTGCCCCTCAGCCTGCAGAATCTCTACCTCTACATGTTTGGTGTGGCCATCAATGGACTGTCCTCCTTCTCTGCTGTAGCTAGTGACAAGAGCTTTCTGGAGGGCTACTCGGGGGTGGTTTGGACCATCATAGCGGGACAAGCAGCTAATGGACTCCTGATGTCTGTGGTGCTCAAGCATGGCAGCGGGATCACCAGACTGTTTGTCATTTCCTGCTCCATGCTGGTTAATGCTCTGATGTCTTGGGTCATCTTAGGTTTGCAGCTCactccttttttccccctgccTGTTACTATGATTGGACTGGCAGCCTACCTTTATTACAGATAG